A window of the Lactuca sativa cultivar Salinas chromosome 5, Lsat_Salinas_v11, whole genome shotgun sequence genome harbors these coding sequences:
- the LOC111911664 gene encoding uncharacterized protein LOC111911664 isoform X2, translating into MEISVGNSGGSKTKSLDLKTLYKSEVSNKGEPVKKETSSWLGNGEGAEAKKRKNRNEVAISSFEDLAERKRVKHGIDDIEVDGADSCSAQSSGLAQKINGGAGLNAIGVNIGSDSHGVLIPKRPRGTVGRSKFAKSHLLKPSASSDSVEKVTKLKDEVNEDMQDEVSGRDEPVDSKASSAEQIIKLNGNNEVDQKGVVDSKGNQKQESTTVTSNLHEKNGKPDVSLEIPQENVSSADAHVNSSSLGSELKKEIDEIPQGKVPGADASLSSNSTSADQMGKLNGNSKGQPRNNVKRKGIIDGKQKEDSAAVDLEKGEGTEKDSSSKRNRSNHRKRKYLGSGNEASVEKNVGACDLDPDDDLEQNAARMLSSRFDPSCIGFASKNRTCASAELSVNGGESLSEKPTASDADADADAADRVLRPRRQQKGKGASRKRRHFYEVHSDDMDAHWFLNRRIKIFWPLDESWYYGLVNDYDAEKNLHHIKYDDRDEEWISLENERFKLLLLPCEVPQKPSLNKDTDTHKKDKGTRSFHIKDEAFMATHMESEPIISWLARPSHRAKSSPLKKQKQSHVIDRNMLLLERETDKPNCTSVFLSTSKESSNSSEGHLPIVYVRRRNRRFSDASCVPFVAWSLNSAGGLKLDTALIESKKFEICISLWPMLTYVLGADILWLFSRLLLLQYGTMVAMWPTVFMEVLFVDNIVGLRLFLFEGCLKQAVTFVFLVMKVFCEAEKDESIKHQVPVTSIRFKLSFFQNFRKEKVFAYYSFSKVRDSNWRYLDSELQPHCLLTKQLSLPECTYDNVKLLEAGTQQSQIPFAAQTAYFEVFHKKPNLGAVISSSPRSPCSPVPGSRPSTIYSLKNGNLPPFALSFSAAPNFFLSMHLKLLLERSIDSLSLQDHDSLHPPQDTFHQHADDDDDESLSSGSPAIDEKPTQLVLDPISISSKSGQISVEIPASDEIYMDCQKTPGADVAWNLSDDIICSSPPNPTAPRSLWTRNKSWADGKADFIGNGFSNGPKKPRTQVQYTLPCREFNFKNNKGGHNQTGLPYQRIRRANDKKTSGPDSSSKGPRRNLELVACDANILINDGDKGWRECGARVFLEVADQNEWKLAVKCSGVLKYAHKVHQDLQPGSTNRYTHAMMWKGGKDWALEFPDRGQWVLFKEMHEECHNRNIRAASIKNIPIPGVRLIEDLVDDQEEAPFVRSSWYFRQVRNDVEMAMDGSHVMYDMDSEDEEWVCRSRSRENEMISDEVFEKVMDMLEKLSYAQKRDHFTSGEIEELIARVTPMQAAKTIYEHWREKRQRKGMPLIRHLQG; encoded by the exons ATGGAGATTAGTGTAGGAAACTCAGGAGGTAGTAAAACAAAGTCGTTGGATCTCAAAACACTTTATAAATCGGAGGTGAGTAACAAGGGGGAGCCTGTCAAGAAGGAAACGAGTAGTTGGCTGGGAAATGGTGAGGGAGCGGAGGCAAAGAAGAGAAAGAACAGGAATGAGGTGGCTATTAGTAGCTTTGAGGATCTGGCAGAGAGGAAAAGGGTTAAGCATGGCATAGATGATATTGAAGTTGATGGGGCTGATTCATGTTCTGCTCAGTCATCTGGGCTTGCTCAGAAGATTAATGGTGGTGCTGGCTTGAATGCCATTGGTGTTAATATTGGTAGTGACAGCCATGGTGTACTTATTCCAAAGCGTCCACGGGGAACAGTTGGGCGGAGTAAGTTTGCTAAGAGTCATCTTCTTAAACCATCTGCATCATCAGATTCTGTTGAAAAGGTTACCAAGCTGAAGGATGAGGTGAATGAAGATATGCAGGATGAGGTTTCTGGCAGGGATGAACCTGTGGATAGTAAGGCCTCTTCTGCAGAACAGATTATTAAGTTAAACGGTAACAATGAGGTTGATCAGAAGGGAGTGGTTGATTCCAAAGGGAAtcaaaaacaggaatcaaccacagTTACTTCAAATCTGCATGAAAAGAACGGTAAGCCGGATGTTTCACTGGAAATTCCACAGGAAAATGTTTCTAGTGCAGATGCACACGTAAACAGTAGCTCATTGggttccgagttaaaaaaagagATTGATGAAATTCCACAGGGCAAAGTTCCTGGTGCAGATGCATCCCTAAGCAGTAATTCTACTTCTGCTGACCAGATGGGTAAGTTAAATGGAAATTCCAAGGGTCAACCTAGAAACAATGTTAAGAGAAAGGGAATAATAGATGGTAAGCAAAAGGAGGATTCTGCAGCAGTTGATCTTGAGAAGGGAGAAGGTACCGAAAAAGATTCATCTTCTAAAAGAAACAGGAGCAACCATAGGAAAAGAAAGTATCTGGGATCAGGCAATGAGGCATCTGTTGAGAAAAACGTTGGTGCATGTGACCTTGATCCTGATGATGATCTTGAACAGAATGCAGCTCGGATGCTTTCATCTCGTTTTGATCCTAGCTGTATTGGATTTGCATCAAAAAACAGAACTTGTGCTTCTGCTGAATTATCTGTGAATGGGGGGGAGTCTCTTTCAGAAAAACCTACTGCTTCAGATgctgatgctgatgctgatgcGGCAGACAGAGTGTTACGCCCCAGGAGACAGCAGAAAGGTAAGGGGGCCTCTAGAAAGAGGCGCCACTTCTACGAAGTACATTCTGATGACATGGATGCTCACTGGTTCCTGAACAGAAGGATTAAGATCTTCTGGCCTCTAGATGAAAGTTGGTACTATGGCCTGGTAAACGATTATGATGCAGAAAAAAATCTTCATCATATAAAGTATGATGATCGGGATGAAGAATGGATTAGTCTTGAAAATGAAAGATTCAAACTATTGCTTCTTCCTTGTGAAGTTCCACAAAAGCCAAGCCTTAATAAAGATACAGATACCCACAAGAAAGACAAGGGAACCAGATCCTTTCACATAAAAGACGAGGCCTTTATGGCGACCCATATGGAATCAGAGCCAATCATCTCATGGTTGGCTCGTCCTTCTCATCGAGCTAAATCGTCTCCTTTGAAAAAGCAAAAACAATCACATGTTATTGATAGAAACATGCTTCTTCTGGAAAGAGAAACCGACAAGCCGAACTGCACTTCTGTTTTTTTAAGCACATCAAAGGAAAGCTCTAATAGCAGTGAAGGACATCTACCTATTGTTTATGTGAGAAGGCGAAACCGCAGGTTTAGTGATGCATCATGTGTACCGTTTGTTGCATGGTCACTAAATAGTGCAGGTGGGTTGAAGTTAGATACAGCATTGATAGAATCTAAAAAGTTTGAAATATGCATATCACTTTGGCCTATGTTGACATACGTACTTGGGGCGGACATATTATGGTTATTTTCCCGTCTATTGCTGCTTCAGTATGGAACCATGGTTGCCATGTGGCCTACTGTTTTCATGGAGGTGCTGTTTGTTGATAATATTGTTGGGTTGAGGCTGTTTCTTTTTGAAGGCTGCTTAAAGCAAGCTGTGACCTTTGTTTTCCTAGTCATGAAAGTGTTTTGTGAAGCTGAGAAAGACGAGTCTATCAAACACCAAGTTCCAGTGACATCAATAAGATTCAAACTTTCTTTCTTTCAGAACTTCAGAAAGGAGAAGGTTTTCGCGtattatagtttctcaaaggTGAGAGATTCTAACTGGCGGTATCTTGATTCTGAGTTGCAGCCACATTGTTTACTTACAAAACAGCTGTCTCTTCCTGAGTGCACATATGACAATGTTAAACTACTGGAAGCTGGAACACAACAGTCACAAATACCTTTTGCTGCTCAAACTGCTTACTTTGAG GTTTTCCATAAAAAACCAAATCTTGGTGCTGTGATCAGTAGCAGTCCTAGATCACCGTGCAGCCCTGTACCTGGGAGTCGGCCTTCAACAATTTACAGTTTGAAAAATGGGAATCTTCCTCCATTTGCTCTTTCATTTTCTGCTGCCCCAAATTTCTTCCTTAGCATGCATCTCAAACTTTTATTGGAACGTAGCATCGATTCATTGAGCCTTCAAGACCATGATTCTCTTCACCCCCCACAGGATACTTTCCATCAACAtgcagatgatgatgatgatgagagcCTTTCTAGTGGATCTCCTGCCATTGATGAGAAGCCAACCCAACTTGTTCTTGATCCAATTTCTATCTCTTCTAAATCTGGTCAAATTAGTGTTGAAATCCCGGCATCTGATGAAATTTACATGGATTGCCAGAAAACACCTGGCGCTGATGTGGCTTGGAATCTAAGTGATGACATCATCTGCAGCAGCCCTCCTAACCCTACAGCCCCTAGAAGTTTGTGGACTCGCAACAAATCATGGGCGGATGGGAAGGCAGATTTTATTGGGAATGGATTCAGCAATGGGCCTAAGAAGCCAAGAACTCAGGTCCAGTACACATTGCCTTGTCGAGAGTTTAATTTTAAGAATAATAAAGGAGGGCATAACCAGACTGGTCTTCCTTACCAGAGAATCAGGAGAGCAAACGATAAGAAAACATCAGGACCAGATTCTTCTTCTAAAGGACCTCGAAGGAACCTGGAGTTGGTGGCCTGTGACGCGAATATATTGATCAACGATGGGGATAAAGGGTGGAGAGAATGTGGGGCAAGGGTATTTTTGGAAGTTGCTGATCAGAACGAGTGGAAACTTGCAGTGAAATGTAGTGGGGTGTTGAAGTATGCACATAAGGTGCACCAAGATTTACAACCGGGTTCAACGAACCGCTACACTCATGCGATGATGTGGAAAGGAGGAAAGGATTGGGCACTTGAGTTCCCAGACAGGGGTCAGTGGGTTCTTTTTAAGGAAATGCATGAGGAATGTCACAATAGGAATATACGAGCAGCATCCATAAAAAACATCCCGATTCCTGGTGTTCGTTTGATCGAGGATTTGGTTGATGATCAAGAAGAGGCGCCTTTTGTCAGAAGCTCATGGTACTTTCGCCAGGTCAGAAATGATGTTGAAATGGCCATGGATGGATCACATGTTATGTATGACATGGATAGTGAAGATGAAGAGTGGgtttgtaggagtaggagtagggaAAATGAAATGATCTCTGATGAGGTTTTTGAGAAGGTTATGGATATGTTGGAGAAGCTTTCGTATGCTCAGAAACGTGATCACTTTACATCCGGAGAAATTGAAGAGCTGATTGCCAGAGTAACTCCCATGCAAGCCGCCAAAACCATTTACGAGCATTGGAGGGAAAAGAGGCAACGCAAAGGAATGCCACTAATCAGACATCTCCAG GGGTGA
- the LOC111911664 gene encoding uncharacterized protein LOC111911664 isoform X1 has protein sequence MEISVGNSGGSKTKSLDLKTLYKSEVSNKGEPVKKETSSWLGNGEGAEAKKRKNRNEVAISSFEDLAERKRVKHGIDDIEVDGADSCSAQSSGLAQKINGGAGLNAIGVNIGSDSHGVLIPKRPRGTVGRSKFAKSHLLKPSASSDSVEKVTKLKDEVNEDMQDEVSGRDEPVDSKASSAEQIIKLNGNNEVDQKGVVDSKGNQKQESTTVTSNLHEKNGKPDVSLEIPQENVSSADAHVNSSSLGSELKKEIDEIPQGKVPGADASLSSNSTSADQMGKLNGNSKGQPRNNVKRKGIIDGKQKEDSAAVDLEKGEGTEKDSSSKRNRSNHRKRKYLGSGNEASVEKNVGACDLDPDDDLEQNAARMLSSRFDPSCIGFASKNRTCASAELSVNGGESLSEKPTASDADADADAADRVLRPRRQQKGKGASRKRRHFYEVHSDDMDAHWFLNRRIKIFWPLDESWYYGLVNDYDAEKNLHHIKYDDRDEEWISLENERFKLLLLPCEVPQKPSLNKDTDTHKKDKGTRSFHIKDEAFMATHMESEPIISWLARPSHRAKSSPLKKQKQSHVIDRNMLLLERETDKPNCTSVFLSTSKESSNSSEGHLPIVYVRRRNRRFSDASCVPFVAWSLNSAGGLKLDTALIESKKFEICISLWPMLTYVLGADILWLFSRLLLLQYGTMVAMWPTVFMEVLFVDNIVGLRLFLFEGCLKQAVTFVFLVMKVFCEAEKDESIKHQVPVTSIRFKLSFFQNFRKEKVFAYYSFSKVRDSNWRYLDSELQPHCLLTKQLSLPECTYDNVKLLEAGTQQSQIPFAAQTAYFEVFHKKPNLGAVISSSPRSPCSPVPGSRPSTIYSLKNGNLPPFALSFSAAPNFFLSMHLKLLLERSIDSLSLQDHDSLHPPQDTFHQHADDDDDESLSSGSPAIDEKPTQLVLDPISISSKSGQISVEIPASDEIYMDCQKTPGADVAWNLSDDIICSSPPNPTAPRSLWTRNKSWADGKADFIGNGFSNGPKKPRTQVQYTLPCREFNFKNNKGGHNQTGLPYQRIRRANDKKTSGPDSSSKGPRRNLELVACDANILINDGDKGWRECGARVFLEVADQNEWKLAVKCSGVLKYAHKVHQDLQPGSTNRYTHAMMWKGGKDWALEFPDRGQWVLFKEMHEECHNRNIRAASIKNIPIPGVRLIEDLVDDQEEAPFVRSSWYFRQVRNDVEMAMDGSHVMYDMDSEDEEWVCRSRSRENEMISDEVFEKVMDMLEKLSYAQKRDHFTSGEIEELIARVTPMQAAKTIYEHWREKRQRKGMPLIRHLQPPLWERYQQICREWDQSQHSQPKLLTTGVLSGSQEKASASASGAGAADDKPPMFAFCLKPRGLELLNKGSKHRPHKKISLSGHSHAFLADHDTPTPHHASASASGRRVNTHVLGDDRAESSDVSPLLSRMYSPTGPGHFSLDGDASDWNHQLRLQRNTSNSNSKTIKPLISPRPCAPPSTFRKPGKRNNGNGKKPNNLFPDWHNHSSPPYRHPGQLLLGGSDLDEFRLRDASSAAKHARNMAKLKRERAQKLMLSADLAIHKAVSALMTAEAIKAMNE, from the exons ATGGAGATTAGTGTAGGAAACTCAGGAGGTAGTAAAACAAAGTCGTTGGATCTCAAAACACTTTATAAATCGGAGGTGAGTAACAAGGGGGAGCCTGTCAAGAAGGAAACGAGTAGTTGGCTGGGAAATGGTGAGGGAGCGGAGGCAAAGAAGAGAAAGAACAGGAATGAGGTGGCTATTAGTAGCTTTGAGGATCTGGCAGAGAGGAAAAGGGTTAAGCATGGCATAGATGATATTGAAGTTGATGGGGCTGATTCATGTTCTGCTCAGTCATCTGGGCTTGCTCAGAAGATTAATGGTGGTGCTGGCTTGAATGCCATTGGTGTTAATATTGGTAGTGACAGCCATGGTGTACTTATTCCAAAGCGTCCACGGGGAACAGTTGGGCGGAGTAAGTTTGCTAAGAGTCATCTTCTTAAACCATCTGCATCATCAGATTCTGTTGAAAAGGTTACCAAGCTGAAGGATGAGGTGAATGAAGATATGCAGGATGAGGTTTCTGGCAGGGATGAACCTGTGGATAGTAAGGCCTCTTCTGCAGAACAGATTATTAAGTTAAACGGTAACAATGAGGTTGATCAGAAGGGAGTGGTTGATTCCAAAGGGAAtcaaaaacaggaatcaaccacagTTACTTCAAATCTGCATGAAAAGAACGGTAAGCCGGATGTTTCACTGGAAATTCCACAGGAAAATGTTTCTAGTGCAGATGCACACGTAAACAGTAGCTCATTGggttccgagttaaaaaaagagATTGATGAAATTCCACAGGGCAAAGTTCCTGGTGCAGATGCATCCCTAAGCAGTAATTCTACTTCTGCTGACCAGATGGGTAAGTTAAATGGAAATTCCAAGGGTCAACCTAGAAACAATGTTAAGAGAAAGGGAATAATAGATGGTAAGCAAAAGGAGGATTCTGCAGCAGTTGATCTTGAGAAGGGAGAAGGTACCGAAAAAGATTCATCTTCTAAAAGAAACAGGAGCAACCATAGGAAAAGAAAGTATCTGGGATCAGGCAATGAGGCATCTGTTGAGAAAAACGTTGGTGCATGTGACCTTGATCCTGATGATGATCTTGAACAGAATGCAGCTCGGATGCTTTCATCTCGTTTTGATCCTAGCTGTATTGGATTTGCATCAAAAAACAGAACTTGTGCTTCTGCTGAATTATCTGTGAATGGGGGGGAGTCTCTTTCAGAAAAACCTACTGCTTCAGATgctgatgctgatgctgatgcGGCAGACAGAGTGTTACGCCCCAGGAGACAGCAGAAAGGTAAGGGGGCCTCTAGAAAGAGGCGCCACTTCTACGAAGTACATTCTGATGACATGGATGCTCACTGGTTCCTGAACAGAAGGATTAAGATCTTCTGGCCTCTAGATGAAAGTTGGTACTATGGCCTGGTAAACGATTATGATGCAGAAAAAAATCTTCATCATATAAAGTATGATGATCGGGATGAAGAATGGATTAGTCTTGAAAATGAAAGATTCAAACTATTGCTTCTTCCTTGTGAAGTTCCACAAAAGCCAAGCCTTAATAAAGATACAGATACCCACAAGAAAGACAAGGGAACCAGATCCTTTCACATAAAAGACGAGGCCTTTATGGCGACCCATATGGAATCAGAGCCAATCATCTCATGGTTGGCTCGTCCTTCTCATCGAGCTAAATCGTCTCCTTTGAAAAAGCAAAAACAATCACATGTTATTGATAGAAACATGCTTCTTCTGGAAAGAGAAACCGACAAGCCGAACTGCACTTCTGTTTTTTTAAGCACATCAAAGGAAAGCTCTAATAGCAGTGAAGGACATCTACCTATTGTTTATGTGAGAAGGCGAAACCGCAGGTTTAGTGATGCATCATGTGTACCGTTTGTTGCATGGTCACTAAATAGTGCAGGTGGGTTGAAGTTAGATACAGCATTGATAGAATCTAAAAAGTTTGAAATATGCATATCACTTTGGCCTATGTTGACATACGTACTTGGGGCGGACATATTATGGTTATTTTCCCGTCTATTGCTGCTTCAGTATGGAACCATGGTTGCCATGTGGCCTACTGTTTTCATGGAGGTGCTGTTTGTTGATAATATTGTTGGGTTGAGGCTGTTTCTTTTTGAAGGCTGCTTAAAGCAAGCTGTGACCTTTGTTTTCCTAGTCATGAAAGTGTTTTGTGAAGCTGAGAAAGACGAGTCTATCAAACACCAAGTTCCAGTGACATCAATAAGATTCAAACTTTCTTTCTTTCAGAACTTCAGAAAGGAGAAGGTTTTCGCGtattatagtttctcaaaggTGAGAGATTCTAACTGGCGGTATCTTGATTCTGAGTTGCAGCCACATTGTTTACTTACAAAACAGCTGTCTCTTCCTGAGTGCACATATGACAATGTTAAACTACTGGAAGCTGGAACACAACAGTCACAAATACCTTTTGCTGCTCAAACTGCTTACTTTGAG GTTTTCCATAAAAAACCAAATCTTGGTGCTGTGATCAGTAGCAGTCCTAGATCACCGTGCAGCCCTGTACCTGGGAGTCGGCCTTCAACAATTTACAGTTTGAAAAATGGGAATCTTCCTCCATTTGCTCTTTCATTTTCTGCTGCCCCAAATTTCTTCCTTAGCATGCATCTCAAACTTTTATTGGAACGTAGCATCGATTCATTGAGCCTTCAAGACCATGATTCTCTTCACCCCCCACAGGATACTTTCCATCAACAtgcagatgatgatgatgatgagagcCTTTCTAGTGGATCTCCTGCCATTGATGAGAAGCCAACCCAACTTGTTCTTGATCCAATTTCTATCTCTTCTAAATCTGGTCAAATTAGTGTTGAAATCCCGGCATCTGATGAAATTTACATGGATTGCCAGAAAACACCTGGCGCTGATGTGGCTTGGAATCTAAGTGATGACATCATCTGCAGCAGCCCTCCTAACCCTACAGCCCCTAGAAGTTTGTGGACTCGCAACAAATCATGGGCGGATGGGAAGGCAGATTTTATTGGGAATGGATTCAGCAATGGGCCTAAGAAGCCAAGAACTCAGGTCCAGTACACATTGCCTTGTCGAGAGTTTAATTTTAAGAATAATAAAGGAGGGCATAACCAGACTGGTCTTCCTTACCAGAGAATCAGGAGAGCAAACGATAAGAAAACATCAGGACCAGATTCTTCTTCTAAAGGACCTCGAAGGAACCTGGAGTTGGTGGCCTGTGACGCGAATATATTGATCAACGATGGGGATAAAGGGTGGAGAGAATGTGGGGCAAGGGTATTTTTGGAAGTTGCTGATCAGAACGAGTGGAAACTTGCAGTGAAATGTAGTGGGGTGTTGAAGTATGCACATAAGGTGCACCAAGATTTACAACCGGGTTCAACGAACCGCTACACTCATGCGATGATGTGGAAAGGAGGAAAGGATTGGGCACTTGAGTTCCCAGACAGGGGTCAGTGGGTTCTTTTTAAGGAAATGCATGAGGAATGTCACAATAGGAATATACGAGCAGCATCCATAAAAAACATCCCGATTCCTGGTGTTCGTTTGATCGAGGATTTGGTTGATGATCAAGAAGAGGCGCCTTTTGTCAGAAGCTCATGGTACTTTCGCCAGGTCAGAAATGATGTTGAAATGGCCATGGATGGATCACATGTTATGTATGACATGGATAGTGAAGATGAAGAGTGGgtttgtaggagtaggagtagggaAAATGAAATGATCTCTGATGAGGTTTTTGAGAAGGTTATGGATATGTTGGAGAAGCTTTCGTATGCTCAGAAACGTGATCACTTTACATCCGGAGAAATTGAAGAGCTGATTGCCAGAGTAACTCCCATGCAAGCCGCCAAAACCATTTACGAGCATTGGAGGGAAAAGAGGCAACGCAAAGGAATGCCACTAATCAGACATCTCCAG CCTCCATTGTGGGAAAGATACCAGCAAATATGTAGAGAATGGGATCAATCACAGCATTCACAGCCCAAGTTGTTGACAACAGGCGTGTTGAGTGGGTCCCAGGAGAAGgcatcagcatcagcatcaggAGCAGGAGCAGCAGATGATAAACCCCCCATGTTTGCTTTCTGCTTGAAGCCCCGAGGTCTGGAATTGCTCAACAAGGGTTCCAAACACAGACCACATAAGAAAATCTCACTCTCTGGCCACAGCCATGCCTTTTTAGCCGATCATGATACCCCTACCCCCCATCATGCTTCTGCTTCTGCTTCTG GAAGAAGAGTAAATACGCATGTTTTAGGAGACGATCGGGCGGAGTCCTCAGATGTTTCTCCACTGCTATCAAGGATGTATTCGCCAACTGGCCCAGGCCATTTCTCTTTAGACGGGGACGCATCGGATTGGAATCACCAACTCCGACTCCAACGAAACACCTCCAACTCCAACTCCAAGACCATTAAACCACTCATATCCCCAAGACCTTGTGCCCCTCCATCCACCTTCCGGAAGCCCGGAAAAAGAAACAACGGGAACGGGAAAAAACCAAATAACCTTTTCCCCGATTGGCACAACCACTCAAGTCCACCATATCGCCACCCCGGCCAACTCCTCCTGGGCGGCTCTGATCTTGATGAATTCAGACTCCGGGATGCCTCCAGTGCCGCCAAGCATGCCCGGAATATGGCGAAATTAAAAAGAGAACGAGCTCAGAAACTCATGTTGAGTGCTGACCTGGCGATTCATAAGGCGGTTTCCGCTCTAATGACAGCTGAAGCAATCAAGGCTATGAATGAGTGA